The Deltaproteobacteria bacterium genome segment CGGGTGGTAGGGGATTATCTCCGGGACTTAGGCCTGGAGGTCACTAACGGTATCGCCGGCCATGGGGTAGTGGGAACCTTAACCGGAGCCGCCCCAGGAAAGGTTATTGCCTATCGGGCTGATATGGACGCCCTGCCGATTAGCGAGACGGTGGATTGTCCCTGGCGGTCCCAGGTCCCCGGGGTCATGCACGCCTGCGGCCATGATTTTCATTTAAGTATTGCCCTGGTCACGGCCCGGGTGCTGACCGAACTTAAGGATCAGCTGCGGGGTCAGATCCGGTTTATCTTTCAGCCTGCCGAGGAGGGTCTCCCCCTGGGAGAACAAGGCGGGGCCCAGATAATGGTTGAGGCCGGGGTGCTGGAGAATCCCCCGGTGGACGCCATCCTGGCTCTGCATCTGTCGCCGCTGATAGAACTTGGTGTGATCGGTTATTGTCCCGAGGTGGTCACCGCCGGGGCCGACCGCCTCAGGCTGGAGATCATCGGCCAGCCGGTCCATGCCGGTACCCCCCACAAAGGGGTCGATGCCATTCTGGTGGCGGCCATGGCGCTCATTCAGCTCCAGAGTCTGCTAGTCCATGGGAAGGATGCCCGAGAGCCGGCGGTGCTGGTGTTTACCACCATCGCCGGGGGACAGCGTTTCAATATCCTGGCTGATCGGGTGCAACTGGAGGGCACTCTGCGGTTTCATGATCAGGCGGTCCGGGACAATTTATTGACCCGCATACATGCTCTAATATCTGGCCTTACTAAAGGCTATGGTGCCCAATATTGTCTGATTAGCCAGCCGATTTACCCGATCCTCAAGAATGAACCCGAGTTGACTGCTAAAGCCCTCACCGTCCTCAAACACATTTTGGGTCCGACCCGTCTTTATCGGATGCGTCCGGTGATGGGCAGCGAAGATTTTTCCTATTTTGCCCAACGCGTCCCCGCCTTCTATTTTTTCCTGGGGGCTCGGACGCCAGGGACTAAAGGGCGCCCCTTACATACCCCTGATCTAAACCCGGACGAAGGAGCGCTGGCAATAGGACTGCGGGCCGCGGCCAGCCTGTTGTGCTGTCTCAGCCAGTCAGAGTTTTCCCTGAGGAAGGACTCTGGCGGCTGATCCATTCCGGGGTGGTGGCCTCGGGGTGCAGATCGATGCCAGGCAAATAGGGCTTCAGGTCCACTACCGGGGTCCCCTCCCGGGCGTCGAGTTTATCGATTCGAATTAAGTTGTTATCAATTGCCAATATCCGGGCGGCGCTGAGACCGATCAGATTGGGCCGCCGGGGAGAGCGGGTTCCAAAGACTCCGGTCAGGGGATTAGCGGGATTATTGCGGGGATGAACTTTGAGAAGACTGCGGCTCTGGGGATCATCATGTTCGTGAAACCAATAGAGCACCCAGAGGTGCGAAAAACCAGCCAGGCCGTCCAAAGCTGGGGCGTATTTGGGATCGACCTCGATGGCCGGTTGAGTATCTATTTTGCGGACCCAGCCTATGGGCCGGAGTTCATAATATTCCATGGATCACACCTCATCGATTGGCTTAACCCTTGGAGTCTAGCAATTGATAAATCGGAGTGGGGGCGCGGCGGCCGCGCAGGATAACCGGGGTACAGGCCTTCACCTGAAAGTTCCTGGCCACCTCCTGGTAAGTCAAGGGTCCAATTATGGTATCAGCTTCCAGTTCCCTGGTCAGTTCCTGGAGCCGAGCCGCCACATTGACCGTATCCCCGATTACCGTATAATCCATCCGCCGGGCGGAGCCGATGTTACCCACGATCGCTTCCCCGGTATTAATGCCGATGCCGATGCGGCGAATCGGAAATTCTCCCTGTTCCTGCATCTCCACCAAGCGGCGGTGCATGGCCAGGGCACATTCAACCGCTCGATGGGACGCCTGGGGGAGCTCCAGCGGCGCTCCAAAAACTGCCATCAGGTTATCTCCCAGATACTTATCCAGGGTGCCCTGATGCTCAAAGACCAGATCCACCATGGCGGTAAAATACCGGTTGAGTATGTCGACCACAGATTCGGGAGGTAGTTGCTCGGAAATGGCGGTGAATCCCCAGATATCAGCAAACAGTACCGTTACTTGGCGGCGTCGCCCCCCTAACTGCAACAAATCCGGGTTTTTGATGAGTTCATCACATACCGCCGGGCTGACATAGCGAGAGATAGTCTCCCGCAACTGATTCTTCTCTTTGTATAAGCGCAGGCGACTCCGGAGGGAGGCCTCGTGTCCGGCTTCCTCGTTGGCGATCTCAATTAGGATATTCCTTAACTCTGGGTCATCGGTCTGTTTGCTCATCTCCAGATAACTATACTGGGCTTGTAATTCCTGGGCAATGGCCAGTTCTATGGCCTCAACAATGGTTAATTTTTGCATTTCATGCTCCAAAACAGAGGGCTTGCCTTCAGCATAGCGGCCAGAGCAATGGCCTGACCGCGGAACACTAAATATTCTTAGGTCAAAGAAAACGGCTCTTGGGAGAGGGGCAAGGGGGATCAAAAGGCCCTACGCCCTCCCCGTAAATTAACCTTTTAAATGCTCCGATTGATAATATATCCGAATCTCAGACGCCTCGCATTATATCAATTGTATTTAATTGATTAAGACGATAGGATATAATAAGTTTTTAACATGACATAAACAAGCCAAACCCCTGACCATGGTCCTCGGTTTTTGACAGTCACTCAGGAATTTAGTCCAATTTATCAAAAAGCCAGTGCCGTGGGAGGGTAGGTGATCCTCAGGGGCTGAAGGTGGAAAGGCCGGCGCACCACAGTTCCCGGGTGACTACGTTTAACAGTGCCCAGACCGCGTCTAGGGGCCAGTACTGATCTAGCCCTGCAGGGACAGTTAAACTGACCTGGGCCGGGAACTCGTCATCCGCCTCCCACAGGATGACACCTACCGACAAACCAGGAAATACCGGCAGGGTGAGGGCCGCGTCACCCAAATCCTGTGACTGACCGCCGAGTTGCTGTCCGACTCGCAGAAAACCCGTGGCATCTCGACCAAAACGCTCTTCCAGGCCGGTTACCGGCAGGGCGTGGGGACCCTGGAAAAAGGTGGTACCACCCTTGAATTCGCGGGGACTGACCTGAGAGCCGGGCAGGGCGGCGGGGTTTACCCGCAACAGGAAAAGCAGAGCTACTAAACAGAGCTGAAATCCAGGGTCCCGGTCTTCTTCGCCAATGTAGGACGCTCGGTGCTGAGCCGGAGCAATCACCAGCCTCCGGTTCAGAAAAGGCAACTGATAAGTGCCGTTAATGAACGAGGCCCCGGTCCGACCGGTAACCTCTTCGTAAGGACGAGCAAGCAAGTCCTGCCAGAAGTAGGCATCGACATCTGAGCATTTCTCGTATAAGACATTGGCTTCCGGGTCGGTAGCAATATCGCCTTTACAATCTGCCATGGTTTTTTCCTAATAGCTGTCATCTTCCTGATAAATCTAGTCCTGTAAAGGCCTAGGTGTTGATCTCGAAAGAACTTTTATCATATAAATATAACCAAATTGATCAAGGAGCAACCCTAGCCGATGAAACAATTTTTTTATCCCCGTAGTGTGGCGGTAGTGGGGGTCTCAGAATATCCCACTAATTTGGGTCGGGTTATTGTTAATAACCTGCTCGCGTTCGGCTTCCAAGGCCCGATCTTTCCTATCGGACCACGGGGCGGACAGGTGCGGGGCCTGGAAATCTTGCCATCCTTGCTGGAACTGCCGCAGCCGGTCGACCTGGTGACAGTTTTGGCACCGGCGCTGGTAGTCCCCAAGGTCTTGGACCACTGCGCCCAACGGGGAATTACCCGGGTGGTGGTAGAGTCGGGCGGATTCTCCGAGTGCAGCGAGGCCGGCCGGGTTCTGGAAGAAGAGGTCCGCCAGCGCTTGCAGGATTATGGCATCCGCCTGGTAGGGCCTAACGGTCTGGGCCTGATTAATCTGGAAGTCGGGCTTTGCCTGCCGTTCGCCCAGATTCCCTTGCGGCCTCGGCTGGGAGGGGTATCCATTGTGGCCCAGAGCGGCGGAGTGGGCGCTAATTTGATTTCCTGGTTGGCCCAGGAAGGGCTGGGGATGAATAAGTTCATCAGCCTGGGCAATAAATTAAATATTAACGAAACCGATGTCCTGGCCTATCTCCTGGAGGATGATGGGACCCACGTCATTTACCTGTACCTGGAAGACATCGTCGACGGCCGCCGATTAATGGACCTGGGGCAATCGGCCACCAAACCGATCCTGCTGCACAAAGCCAATATTGGCAGCGCCAGCGCTGCTATCGCCCGCAGCCACACCGCGGCTTTGACGGTGGATGATCGGGTAGTGGATGCCGCCTGTGCCCAGGCCGGGCTGTGTCGGGTACATACCCAGGCCGATTTTCTGCTGGCTGCCAAGGCCCTGGAACAGCCGCCCTTAAAAGGGAACCGGTTAGCAGTAATGTCGCGGTCGGGCGGCCAGGCAGTGCTGGTGGCCGATGCCTGCCAGCGCTGGGGTTTTGAGTTGCCGCCCTTGTCGGAGCGCATCCAGAATTTAATCCGCAGTCGCTCCCGGGCCGGAATTATTGAACCTATTAATCCGGTGGATTTGGGTGATGTTTATGACTTCTCGCTATATCGGGACCTGATGCTGGAGTTCTGTCGGGATCCGGTTTTTGACGCCGTGTTATTGAATTATGAGCCGTTATCCGATGAAGAGAAGGCCGTCGCCCGGGATACGGTGCAGGATCAGATCAGGTTGGCTCAGCACTACCAGAAACCTCTGGTGATCGCGGTCATCGGCGAACTAGAGGAACGACAATTCCTTCGGCGGCAAATGGGGGTGCCAGTGTTTGATTTCCCCGAAGAGGCCATTCAGGGCCTGGCCCTGGCCCGGCAAGCCTCCCGACCGCCAGCCGTGGTTTCGGCTTCGGTGGGCTCGCCCCCTCAGCTAGCCGGGGTAGAAAAGGTGCTGGCCCCCTACCTCGCTACCCCCGGCCCCTTGCCGATGCCGGTGGCCTTAGAGGTTTTTCAGAGTCTGGGAATGGCAGTGCCAGAGTGGCATCTGGTAACCTCGGAAGCCGCGGCAATTAGTGCGGCGTCTGGCCTGGGCTGTCCGGTATGCCTGAAATTGGTGGCCCCCAGTGCCGTGCATAAATCTGATCTGGGAGGGGTGGTCCTCGACCTGGAGACCCCTGCGGCCGTGGCCCAGGCATTTGATCAGCTGGCCCAGGTGGCCCAAAATCGGCTTCCGTGCGGGGAGGACTGGCAAGCCCTGCTCATGCCCATGGTAGCCGGTGGGGTGGAAATCCTGTTGGGGGCGCGGCGGGATCACACCTTTGGCCCCCTGGTAGTATTCGGCGCCGGCGGCATCTGGGTAGAAATTCTGGAAGACGTGGCCTTGGGCATCGCTCCCCTGGGCGAAGCCCAGGCCGGGCGGCTGATCGACCAGACCCGGATCAGCGCCATGCTGCAGGGCCGGCGGGGTCAACCCCCGGCAGACCGGGAAAGCATAATCCAGGGATTAATGTTGCTATCATCATTGATGCTTCACTTTCCTCAGATTGAGGAGCTGGATCTCAATCCGATCCGGGTTTTCCCGCAGGGACAGGGAATGCTGGTCCTCGATGCCCGGATGACCATTAGCTAGACCGCGATTTTAAGCCGGTCAGGATTAGTGATTATTTAATTCCTTAGACTGGCTTATTTGTCGGCGGCTATCTGTTCCAAACGCCTTTCTACCCACTGGGCTTCGGACTCAAATCCGCACTTCTGGTTGGGGGGAAGGCATGGTGTGAAATTCCTTGCTGAAATGAAAAGCTATTTGCAAGGTCTTGGGAAGGTCCCGGGTCTGACCCAGGGCCTGAAGGAGTTCTGCTTGACTGGCGGGCTTAAAGACTATCGTTACACCTGGAACGGGGGGAATACAATACTTGCTGTGCTGCTAATTACCGGCCTGTGCCAGATCGGCTGACAGGGCCAATATAAAAAATCCGAGCAGGCCGTTGAACTTTATCCCTTTCAGATAGGCCATAAAATTTTCCCCATCATGGTAGACCCACGTTCTAACCTAAAAAAGCCATGCCTGGCGCATGGCTTTTCATATATTCAAGCAGCCCGGTGGGACTGTTTTAACTCCACATCAATGGCCCCTGGATGGATTGCTTAAGGCGTGCCGGGACAGGTTTTCCGGTCCTCGGGCTGCTTTGATTATAGGTTAATC includes the following:
- a CDS encoding amidohydrolase, giving the protein MAGVDQLLSTIESRALNLIPELKRLRRDFHQYPELSNHEVRTGRVVGDYLRDLGLEVTNGIAGHGVVGTLTGAAPGKVIAYRADMDALPISETVDCPWRSQVPGVMHACGHDFHLSIALVTARVLTELKDQLRGQIRFIFQPAEEGLPLGEQGGAQIMVEAGVLENPPVDAILALHLSPLIELGVIGYCPEVVTAGADRLRLEIIGQPVHAGTPHKGVDAILVAAMALIQLQSLLVHGKDAREPAVLVFTTIAGGQRFNILADRVQLEGTLRFHDQAVRDNLLTRIHALISGLTKGYGAQYCLISQPIYPILKNEPELTAKALTVLKHILGPTRLYRMRPVMGSEDFSYFAQRVPAFYFFLGARTPGTKGRPLHTPDLNPDEGALAIGLRAAASLLCCLSQSEFSLRKDSGG
- the tsaA gene encoding tRNA (N6-threonylcarbamoyladenosine(37)-N6)-methyltransferase TrmO, encoding MEYYELRPIGWVRKIDTQPAIEVDPKYAPALDGLAGFSHLWVLYWFHEHDDPQSRSLLKVHPRNNPANPLTGVFGTRSPRRPNLIGLSAARILAIDNNLIRIDKLDAREGTPVVDLKPYLPGIDLHPEATTPEWISRQSPSSGKTLTG
- a CDS encoding adenylate/guanylate cyclase domain-containing protein encodes the protein MQKLTIVEAIELAIAQELQAQYSYLEMSKQTDDPELRNILIEIANEEAGHEASLRSRLRLYKEKNQLRETISRYVSPAVCDELIKNPDLLQLGGRRRQVTVLFADIWGFTAISEQLPPESVVDILNRYFTAMVDLVFEHQGTLDKYLGDNLMAVFGAPLELPQASHRAVECALAMHRRLVEMQEQGEFPIRRIGIGINTGEAIVGNIGSARRMDYTVIGDTVNVAARLQELTRELEADTIIGPLTYQEVARNFQVKACTPVILRGRRAPTPIYQLLDSKG
- a CDS encoding DUF3786 domain-containing protein, which encodes MADCKGDIATDPEANVLYEKCSDVDAYFWQDLLARPYEEVTGRTGASFINGTYQLPFLNRRLVIAPAQHRASYIGEEDRDPGFQLCLVALLFLLRVNPAALPGSQVSPREFKGGTTFFQGPHALPVTGLEERFGRDATGFLRVGQQLGGQSQDLGDAALTLPVFPGLSVGVILWEADDEFPAQVSLTVPAGLDQYWPLDAVWALLNVVTRELWCAGLSTFSP
- a CDS encoding acetate--CoA ligase family protein, with product MKQFFYPRSVAVVGVSEYPTNLGRVIVNNLLAFGFQGPIFPIGPRGGQVRGLEILPSLLELPQPVDLVTVLAPALVVPKVLDHCAQRGITRVVVESGGFSECSEAGRVLEEEVRQRLQDYGIRLVGPNGLGLINLEVGLCLPFAQIPLRPRLGGVSIVAQSGGVGANLISWLAQEGLGMNKFISLGNKLNINETDVLAYLLEDDGTHVIYLYLEDIVDGRRLMDLGQSATKPILLHKANIGSASAAIARSHTAALTVDDRVVDAACAQAGLCRVHTQADFLLAAKALEQPPLKGNRLAVMSRSGGQAVLVADACQRWGFELPPLSERIQNLIRSRSRAGIIEPINPVDLGDVYDFSLYRDLMLEFCRDPVFDAVLLNYEPLSDEEKAVARDTVQDQIRLAQHYQKPLVIAVIGELEERQFLRRQMGVPVFDFPEEAIQGLALARQASRPPAVVSASVGSPPQLAGVEKVLAPYLATPGPLPMPVALEVFQSLGMAVPEWHLVTSEAAAISAASGLGCPVCLKLVAPSAVHKSDLGGVVLDLETPAAVAQAFDQLAQVAQNRLPCGEDWQALLMPMVAGGVEILLGARRDHTFGPLVVFGAGGIWVEILEDVALGIAPLGEAQAGRLIDQTRISAMLQGRRGQPPADRESIIQGLMLLSSLMLHFPQIEELDLNPIRVFPQGQGMLVLDARMTIS